In Pelosinus sp. UFO1, one genomic interval encodes:
- the purR gene encoding pur operon repressor, giving the protein MTKVRRVERVVALSKMLMDMPGYLFSLGHFSSLFGAAKSTLSEDMVTIKQSMQEFGLGTVETVSGASGGVRYVPCPSEERMNTMLTQLAKQLSDPERIIPGGFLYMSDILFMPDLMMQAGEIFRARFSHLAPDFIMTVETKGIPLAFATARAFGLPLVIVRQGSKVTEGPSVSINYVTGSTKRIQTMSLPRRALAAGSKVLVIDDFMKAGGTALGMIDLANEVGAQVVGTGVLIATNEPEKKLVEDYLALLMLHDVGQHTKTIDIRPVL; this is encoded by the coding sequence ATGACGAAAGTACGGAGAGTGGAAAGAGTTGTAGCCCTTAGCAAAATGTTGATGGACATGCCTGGCTATCTATTTTCATTGGGACATTTTAGCAGCTTGTTTGGCGCAGCAAAATCAACATTAAGTGAGGATATGGTAACTATAAAACAGTCAATGCAGGAATTTGGCTTAGGAACAGTAGAAACAGTGTCAGGAGCCTCTGGCGGTGTAAGGTACGTTCCATGCCCTTCAGAGGAACGCATGAATACTATGCTGACCCAGTTAGCAAAACAACTCTCTGATCCCGAGCGGATAATTCCTGGTGGTTTTTTATATATGTCCGATATTTTATTTATGCCTGATTTAATGATGCAAGCCGGTGAAATTTTTAGGGCCAGATTTTCGCATTTAGCACCTGATTTTATTATGACAGTTGAGACGAAGGGAATTCCTCTGGCCTTTGCAACGGCTAGAGCTTTTGGTTTACCCTTAGTTATTGTACGGCAAGGTAGTAAGGTTACAGAAGGACCTTCTGTAAGTATTAACTATGTAACGGGCTCTACAAAACGAATTCAAACTATGTCCCTGCCTCGCCGGGCTCTCGCTGCTGGTTCGAAGGTACTGGTAATCGATGATTTTATGAAGGCTGGTGGCACCGCACTTGGTATGATAGACTTAGCGAATGAGGTAGGTGCACAGGTTGTAGGCACAGGTGTACTCATTGCTACCAATGAGCCAGAAAAAAAATTAGTAGAAGATTATTTAGCATTACTCATGTTACATGACGTTGGGCAGCATACTAAGACAATAGATATTCGACCCGTGTTATAA